One region of Ornithorhynchus anatinus isolate Pmale09 chromosome X5, mOrnAna1.pri.v4, whole genome shotgun sequence genomic DNA includes:
- the CCIN gene encoding calicin isoform X3 has translation MKLEFVEKNYNSFVLQSLNKQRRKREFWDMALNVGHHVFFAHRSVLAAVSPLVLSLVLCNEMKARDELLITIDAGYLSPSTVEQILDYFYSGKVVISEESVEEMLRGAQYFNMLRLKVHCSDFLVRSLTKTNCLHYLILAEAFHLNEVIDSAFANIRDNFYYWAGSEVSGNFMHCPAFVFGRLLKDENLHVQNEDQALISLLHWLQFRKDREKYFLEFFSYINLKGVSNKTLLFASNKMLLVENHMELRMQIENILLDRKQEKPQSLLHFQRKGALLDAVIILGGQKAQGKFNDGVYAYIIEEDLWLKLTEMPYKAAALGATSIGKHIYISGGTTERISGLKTAWRYDMDDNSWTKLPDLPIGLVFHTMVTCGDSVYSVGGSIAPRKYVSNIFRYDVKKENWCLAGKMSIPMDGTAVITRGDKTMYVVTGRCVVKGFISRVGVVDCFDIKTGEVVQCITFPIEFNHRPLLSFQQDNILSVCSHNQSVDINLQKIKASRSLSTVPLLPNNCALDVSHAMCSVGDNLVFVCGGVISVRDSESKDYVINPNAYLLDQKTKEWKILAPPPEALDCPACCSAKLPCKLLHKTEDTPEEN, from the coding sequence ATGAAACTGGAATTTGTGGAGAAGAACTATAATAGTTTCGTCCTGCAGAGTCTCAACAagcagagaagaaagagggaattcTGGGACATGGCACTAAACGTAGGCCATCACGTTTTCTTTGCCCACCGCAGTGTGCTAGCTGCCGTTTCGCCACTTGTGTTGAGTCTGGTCTTATGCAATGAAATGAAAGCTAGAGATGAGCTCCTCATCACTATCGATGCTGGCTACCTAAGCCCTTCTACTGTGGAACAGATACTAGATTATTTCTACAGTGGAAAAGTGGTCATTTCCGAAGAAAGTGTCGAGGAGATGCTGAGGGGTGCCCAGTACTTCAACATGCTGCGCCTGAAAGTCCACTGTTCTGATTTCCTCGTAAGGAGCCTGACAAAAACCAACTGCCTGCATTACCTAATCTTGGCCGAGGCTTTTCATCTGAACGAGGTCATCGACAGCGCCTTCGCGAACATCCGGGACAACTTCTACTACTGGGCCGGCTCGGAAGTGTCGGGGAATTTCATGCACTGCCCCGCCTTTGTGTTTGGGAGGCTACTCAAAGATGAAAATCTGCATGTACAGAATGAGGATCAGGCCCTTATCTCACTGCTTCACTGGCTGCAGTTCCGAAAAGATCGGGAGAAATATTTCTTGGAGTTTTTCTCCTATATCAACTTAAAAGGAGTCTCAAATAAGACTCTGCTCTTTGCCAGCAACAAAATGCTGCTGGTAGAAAACCACATGGAACTCCGGATGCAAATAGAGAACATTTTGCTCGATAGGAAGCAGGAAAAGCCTCAGAGCTTGCTTCATTTCCAAAGGAAAGGTGCCTTGTTGGACGCAGTGATCATTTTAGGGGGTCAGAAAGCCCAGGGAAAATTTAATGATGGCGTCTACGCCTATATCATTGAGGAAGATCTATGGCTAAAACTCACAGAAATGCCATACAAAGCAGCAGCTCTGGGGGCGACTTCTATCGGAAAGCATATTTACATCTCCGGCGGAACCACGGAGCGGATTTCGGGCTTGAAGACTGCTTGGAGGTATGACATGGATGACAACTCTTGGACTAAACTGCCTGATCTGCCCATAGGGCTGGTATTTCACACAATGGTGACTTGTGGGGATTCTGTGTATTCTGTAGGAGGAAGCATCGCTCCGAGGAAATACGTCTCCAACATTTTCCGGTACGATGTGAAGAAAGAAAACTGGTGCCTGGCCGGGAAAATGAGCATCCCCATGGATGGGACAGCGGTGATAACCAGGGGTGACAAAACCATGTATGTTGTGACGGGCAGATGTGTGGTGAAGGGGTTCATTTCTCGCGTAGGTGTTGTGGATTGTTTCGACATCAAAACTGGGGAAGTTGTGCAGTGTATCACCTTTCCCATCGAATTCAACCACAGACCCCTCCTGTCTTTTCAGCAGGACAACATTCTGAGTGTGTGCAGTCACAACCAGAGTGTGGACATAAACCTGCAAAAAATTAAAGCCAGCAGGTCGTTGAGCACGGTCCCTTTGCTGCCAAACAACTGTGCTCTGGATGTCTCCCATGCGATGTGTTCGGTTGGTGACAACCTGGTGTTCGTCTGTGGGGGTGTCATTTCTGTGAGAGATAGTGAAAGTAAGGATTACGTTATCAATCCAAATGCCTACCTGTTAGACCAGAAGACAAAAGAATGGaagattctggctccacctcctgAAGCTCTGGATTGTCCCGCATGTTGCTCAGCCAAGCTGCCCTGCAAACTTCTTCATAAGACCGAGGATACCCCAGAGGAAAACTGA
- the CCIN gene encoding calicin isoform X2: protein MPAPQRMGVHLDQEFHLEHVALMILAICIGAARTQIMHKYLTSAKRKNMKLEFVEKNYNSFVLQSLNKQRRKREFWDMALNVGHHVFFAHRSVLAAVSPLVLSLVLCNEMKARDELLITIDAGYLSPSTVEQILDYFYSGKVVISEESVEEMLRGAQYFNMLRLKVHCSDFLVRSLTKTNCLHYLILAEAFHLNEVIDSAFANIRDNFYYWAGSEVSGNFMHCPAFVFGRLLKDENLHVQNEDQALISLLHWLQFRKDREKYFLEFFSYINLKGVSNKTLLFASNKMLLVENHMELRMQIENILLDRKQEKPQSLLHFQRKGALLDAVIILGGQKAQGKFNDGVYAYIIEEDLWLKLTEMPYKAAALGATSIGKHIYISGGTTERISGLKTAWRYDMDDNSWTKLPDLPIGLVFHTMVTCGDSVYSVGGSIAPRKYVSNIFRYDVKKENWCLAGKMSIPMDGTAVITRGDKTMYVVTGRCVVKGFISRVGVVDCFDIKTGEVVQCITFPIEFNHRPLLSFQQDNILSVCSHNQSVDINLQKIKASRSLSTVPLLPNNCALDVSHAMCSVGDNLVFVCGGVISVRDSESKDYVINPNAYLLDQKTKEWKILAPPPEALDCPACCSAKLPCKLLHKTEDTPEEN from the exons ATGCCAGCACCACAAAGGATGGGTGTCCACCTGGATCAGGAATTCCACCTGGAGCATGTCGCACTGATGATATTGGCCATTTGCATTGGGGCTGCGAGGACCCAGATAATGCACAAATACCTCACAAG TGCGAAAAGAAAAAATATGAAACTGGAATTTGTGGAGAAGAACTATAATAGTTTCGTCCTGCAGAGTCTCAACAagcagagaagaaagagggaattcTGGGACATGGCACTAAACGTAGGCCATCACGTTTTCTTTGCCCACCGCAGTGTGCTAGCTGCCGTTTCGCCACTTGTGTTGAGTCTGGTCTTATGCAATGAAATGAAAGCTAGAGATGAGCTCCTCATCACTATCGATGCTGGCTACCTAAGCCCTTCTACTGTGGAACAGATACTAGATTATTTCTACAGTGGAAAAGTGGTCATTTCCGAAGAAAGTGTCGAGGAGATGCTGAGGGGTGCCCAGTACTTCAACATGCTGCGCCTGAAAGTCCACTGTTCTGATTTCCTCGTAAGGAGCCTGACAAAAACCAACTGCCTGCATTACCTAATCTTGGCCGAGGCTTTTCATCTGAACGAGGTCATCGACAGCGCCTTCGCGAACATCCGGGACAACTTCTACTACTGGGCCGGCTCGGAAGTGTCGGGGAATTTCATGCACTGCCCCGCCTTTGTGTTTGGGAGGCTACTCAAAGATGAAAATCTGCATGTACAGAATGAGGATCAGGCCCTTATCTCACTGCTTCACTGGCTGCAGTTCCGAAAAGATCGGGAGAAATATTTCTTGGAGTTTTTCTCCTATATCAACTTAAAAGGAGTCTCAAATAAGACTCTGCTCTTTGCCAGCAACAAAATGCTGCTGGTAGAAAACCACATGGAACTCCGGATGCAAATAGAGAACATTTTGCTCGATAGGAAGCAGGAAAAGCCTCAGAGCTTGCTTCATTTCCAAAGGAAAGGTGCCTTGTTGGACGCAGTGATCATTTTAGGGGGTCAGAAAGCCCAGGGAAAATTTAATGATGGCGTCTACGCCTATATCATTGAGGAAGATCTATGGCTAAAACTCACAGAAATGCCATACAAAGCAGCAGCTCTGGGGGCGACTTCTATCGGAAAGCATATTTACATCTCCGGCGGAACCACGGAGCGGATTTCGGGCTTGAAGACTGCTTGGAGGTATGACATGGATGACAACTCTTGGACTAAACTGCCTGATCTGCCCATAGGGCTGGTATTTCACACAATGGTGACTTGTGGGGATTCTGTGTATTCTGTAGGAGGAAGCATCGCTCCGAGGAAATACGTCTCCAACATTTTCCGGTACGATGTGAAGAAAGAAAACTGGTGCCTGGCCGGGAAAATGAGCATCCCCATGGATGGGACAGCGGTGATAACCAGGGGTGACAAAACCATGTATGTTGTGACGGGCAGATGTGTGGTGAAGGGGTTCATTTCTCGCGTAGGTGTTGTGGATTGTTTCGACATCAAAACTGGGGAAGTTGTGCAGTGTATCACCTTTCCCATCGAATTCAACCACAGACCCCTCCTGTCTTTTCAGCAGGACAACATTCTGAGTGTGTGCAGTCACAACCAGAGTGTGGACATAAACCTGCAAAAAATTAAAGCCAGCAGGTCGTTGAGCACGGTCCCTTTGCTGCCAAACAACTGTGCTCTGGATGTCTCCCATGCGATGTGTTCGGTTGGTGACAACCTGGTGTTCGTCTGTGGGGGTGTCATTTCTGTGAGAGATAGTGAAAGTAAGGATTACGTTATCAATCCAAATGCCTACCTGTTAGACCAGAAGACAAAAGAATGGaagattctggctccacctcctgAAGCTCTGGATTGTCCCGCATGTTGCTCAGCCAAGCTGCCCTGCAAACTTCTTCATAAGACCGAGGATACCCCAGAGGAAAACTGA
- the CCIN gene encoding calicin isoform X1: MRSPYPPEPTWWDSSFSLIWMPAPQRMGVHLDQEFHLEHVALMILAICIGAARTQIMHKYLTSAKRKNMKLEFVEKNYNSFVLQSLNKQRRKREFWDMALNVGHHVFFAHRSVLAAVSPLVLSLVLCNEMKARDELLITIDAGYLSPSTVEQILDYFYSGKVVISEESVEEMLRGAQYFNMLRLKVHCSDFLVRSLTKTNCLHYLILAEAFHLNEVIDSAFANIRDNFYYWAGSEVSGNFMHCPAFVFGRLLKDENLHVQNEDQALISLLHWLQFRKDREKYFLEFFSYINLKGVSNKTLLFASNKMLLVENHMELRMQIENILLDRKQEKPQSLLHFQRKGALLDAVIILGGQKAQGKFNDGVYAYIIEEDLWLKLTEMPYKAAALGATSIGKHIYISGGTTERISGLKTAWRYDMDDNSWTKLPDLPIGLVFHTMVTCGDSVYSVGGSIAPRKYVSNIFRYDVKKENWCLAGKMSIPMDGTAVITRGDKTMYVVTGRCVVKGFISRVGVVDCFDIKTGEVVQCITFPIEFNHRPLLSFQQDNILSVCSHNQSVDINLQKIKASRSLSTVPLLPNNCALDVSHAMCSVGDNLVFVCGGVISVRDSESKDYVINPNAYLLDQKTKEWKILAPPPEALDCPACCSAKLPCKLLHKTEDTPEEN; encoded by the exons GAGCCCCTACCCTCCGGAGCCAACTTGGTGGGATTCAAGTTTCTCTCTCATTTGGATGCCAGCACCACAAAGGATGGGTGTCCACCTGGATCAGGAATTCCACCTGGAGCATGTCGCACTGATGATATTGGCCATTTGCATTGGGGCTGCGAGGACCCAGATAATGCACAAATACCTCACAAG TGCGAAAAGAAAAAATATGAAACTGGAATTTGTGGAGAAGAACTATAATAGTTTCGTCCTGCAGAGTCTCAACAagcagagaagaaagagggaattcTGGGACATGGCACTAAACGTAGGCCATCACGTTTTCTTTGCCCACCGCAGTGTGCTAGCTGCCGTTTCGCCACTTGTGTTGAGTCTGGTCTTATGCAATGAAATGAAAGCTAGAGATGAGCTCCTCATCACTATCGATGCTGGCTACCTAAGCCCTTCTACTGTGGAACAGATACTAGATTATTTCTACAGTGGAAAAGTGGTCATTTCCGAAGAAAGTGTCGAGGAGATGCTGAGGGGTGCCCAGTACTTCAACATGCTGCGCCTGAAAGTCCACTGTTCTGATTTCCTCGTAAGGAGCCTGACAAAAACCAACTGCCTGCATTACCTAATCTTGGCCGAGGCTTTTCATCTGAACGAGGTCATCGACAGCGCCTTCGCGAACATCCGGGACAACTTCTACTACTGGGCCGGCTCGGAAGTGTCGGGGAATTTCATGCACTGCCCCGCCTTTGTGTTTGGGAGGCTACTCAAAGATGAAAATCTGCATGTACAGAATGAGGATCAGGCCCTTATCTCACTGCTTCACTGGCTGCAGTTCCGAAAAGATCGGGAGAAATATTTCTTGGAGTTTTTCTCCTATATCAACTTAAAAGGAGTCTCAAATAAGACTCTGCTCTTTGCCAGCAACAAAATGCTGCTGGTAGAAAACCACATGGAACTCCGGATGCAAATAGAGAACATTTTGCTCGATAGGAAGCAGGAAAAGCCTCAGAGCTTGCTTCATTTCCAAAGGAAAGGTGCCTTGTTGGACGCAGTGATCATTTTAGGGGGTCAGAAAGCCCAGGGAAAATTTAATGATGGCGTCTACGCCTATATCATTGAGGAAGATCTATGGCTAAAACTCACAGAAATGCCATACAAAGCAGCAGCTCTGGGGGCGACTTCTATCGGAAAGCATATTTACATCTCCGGCGGAACCACGGAGCGGATTTCGGGCTTGAAGACTGCTTGGAGGTATGACATGGATGACAACTCTTGGACTAAACTGCCTGATCTGCCCATAGGGCTGGTATTTCACACAATGGTGACTTGTGGGGATTCTGTGTATTCTGTAGGAGGAAGCATCGCTCCGAGGAAATACGTCTCCAACATTTTCCGGTACGATGTGAAGAAAGAAAACTGGTGCCTGGCCGGGAAAATGAGCATCCCCATGGATGGGACAGCGGTGATAACCAGGGGTGACAAAACCATGTATGTTGTGACGGGCAGATGTGTGGTGAAGGGGTTCATTTCTCGCGTAGGTGTTGTGGATTGTTTCGACATCAAAACTGGGGAAGTTGTGCAGTGTATCACCTTTCCCATCGAATTCAACCACAGACCCCTCCTGTCTTTTCAGCAGGACAACATTCTGAGTGTGTGCAGTCACAACCAGAGTGTGGACATAAACCTGCAAAAAATTAAAGCCAGCAGGTCGTTGAGCACGGTCCCTTTGCTGCCAAACAACTGTGCTCTGGATGTCTCCCATGCGATGTGTTCGGTTGGTGACAACCTGGTGTTCGTCTGTGGGGGTGTCATTTCTGTGAGAGATAGTGAAAGTAAGGATTACGTTATCAATCCAAATGCCTACCTGTTAGACCAGAAGACAAAAGAATGGaagattctggctccacctcctgAAGCTCTGGATTGTCCCGCATGTTGCTCAGCCAAGCTGCCCTGCAAACTTCTTCATAAGACCGAGGATACCCCAGAGGAAAACTGA